In one window of Amblyomma americanum isolate KBUSLIRL-KWMA chromosome 9, ASM5285725v1, whole genome shotgun sequence DNA:
- the LOC144104352 gene encoding uncharacterized protein LOC144104352, translating into MDAAQQQVPLRTIRNAIPLQERLPKGPWTKQLKDVPDGFSEQEILAHQNAHGAQKHTVSGYRMFKSEKVQNVLICKADRSTFVKATVEASFSLAKSYNTAAVLSSNGTVVEGTCNCRAGAAGVCKHVVALLWFLLDLKRSGAAYVRDTQSCTDKPRAWGTGAKKVNVHTREFSQLRFVKHMPMKAGRHLTQETTVSLRVTEDHIKRMHQTQKNIPNAMLCKTLEDNHFLPVPVKRTLHEEALSQMPIRLPVQSLWAEHVPAGYKFGSCELTLEDSWALEQATRMQSGSTTWNFERSKRLTASHFGDVVSRQKPADEKYFKRLFGSSQMQTKYMADGLRNEDAAVQRYIGKRTVPVRSYYCGLCVNPGVPVLGATPDRVVEEGGDFGLLEVKTLSAAKERGDELENAVNTASYLKNGVLKPTHKYFYQVQGQMALTGLSWCDFVVDNGTDCTFQRITFDSSLWISKMLPCLLECYKNYQEHCACV; encoded by the coding sequence GTACCACTACGAACCATTCGTAATGCAATCCCTCTTCAAGAAAGGTTACCGAAAGGACCATGGACAAAGCAGTTAAAAGACGTGCCGGATGGGTTCTCGGAGCAAGAAATCTTGGCACATCAGAATGCACATGGTGCTCAGAAACATACTGTAAGCGGATACAGGATGTTTAAATcagagaaggttcaaaatgttCTTATTTGCAAGGCTGACAGGTCCACTTTTGTTAAAGCAACCGTGGAGGCATCGTTCTCTTTGGCAAAATCGTATAACACCGCTGCTGTGCTCTCGTCAAATGGAACTGTGGTTGAAGGAACCTGCAACTGCCGGGCTGGAGCTGCAGGTGTTTGTAAACATGTAGTTGCATTATTATGGTTTTTACTAGACCTGAAGCGCTCTGGGGCAGCCTACGTGCGAGACACGCAGTCGTGTACAGACAAACCCAGAGCATGGGGTACTGGGGCTAAGAAGGTCAACGTGCACACACGTGAGTTCTCACAACTACGTTTTGTGAAACATATGCCAATGAAAGCTGGTAGGCATCTGACTCAAGAAACCACAGTTTCTCTGAGAGTGACAGAAGACCATATTAAGAGAATGCatcagacacagaaaaatattccaaacgccatgctatgcaagacgctggaggacaaccactttctgcccgtaccagtgaaaagaacactTCACGAGGAGGCTCTTAGCCAGATGCCAATCAGGTTACCAGTGCAATCCCTGTGGGCTGAGCATGTGCCAGCTGGGTACAAGTTCGGCTCCTGTGAGCTTACTTTAGAAGACTCATGGGCCCTTGAGCAAGCGACTAGGATGCAAAGCGGCTCTACAACATGGAACTTCGAGAGATCCAAGCGCCTGACTGCTTCACACTTCGGAGATGTGGTGTCACGGCAGAAGCCAGCTGACGAGAAGtatttcaagaggctgttcgggTCTAGCCAGATGCAGACCAAATACATGGCTGATGGTTTAAGGAATGAAGATGCAGCCGTGCAACGTTACATAGGGAAGAGAACAGTGCCAGTTAGGAGTTACTATTGTGGGTTGTGTGTCAATCCTGGTGTCCCTGTTCTTGGTGCAACGCCTGACCGTGTTGTAGAGGAGGGAGGAGATTTTGGTCTCCTTGAAGTTAAGACCCTCTCAGCTGCCAAGGAACGGGGTGATGAATTAGAAAATGCTGTGAATACGGCATCCTACCTGAAGAATGGAGTTCTTAAACCAACGCACAAGTACTTTTACCAGGTCCAGGGGCAAATGGCTTTGACTGGACTCTCCTGGTGTGATTTTGTGGTTGATAATGGCACAGACTGCACTTTTCAGAggatcacttttgacagctcgctTTGGATTTCCAAAATGCTGCCATGTCTTCTGGAATGTTACAAGAACTACCAAGAGCACTGCGCTTGTGTGTGA
- the LOC144104356 gene encoding uncharacterized protein LOC144104356, with product MLTPAFSYQRHWCIRPAVTSGPVWQLRAVQGSLCAPSASGRTRCTVGVLRLHCIAASFSASSICRLTVYLGHGQRGADSAVRAENSCPGVASLCPARQSSCLALLLPPVTNAVLSGASIALHRSVAFCVFGKQDRDLSKRENWHVCRWKRYPLRLFNTGLR from the exons atgCTCACTCCCGCATTCTCATACCAACGGCACTGGTGCATTCGGCCCGCAGTGACATCTGGCCCGGTGTGGCAGCTGCGGGCCGTGCAAGGTTCCCTCTGCGCACCATCTGCCTCCGGTCGCACACGCTGTACTGTCGGGGTACTTcgactgcactgcatcgcagcgtcgttTTCTGCGTCTTCG ATATGCCGGCTTACAGTCTACCTTGGACACGGACAGCGCGGAGCCGATTCAGCAGTGCGAGCTGAGAACTCTTGTCCCGGTGTGGCATCCTTGTGCCCTGCAAGGCAATCTTCCTGCCTCGCACTGCTGCTGCCTCCCGTCACAAACGCTGTACTGTCGGGTGCTTCGattgcactgcatcgcagcgtcgcTTTCTGCGTCTTCGGTAAGCAGGACCGCGACTTATCGAAACGAGAAAACTGGCATGTCTGCAGATGGAAGCGGTACCCCCTAAGGCTGTTCAACACCGGGCTGCGCTGA